One window of the Macaca thibetana thibetana isolate TM-01 chromosome 13, ASM2454274v1, whole genome shotgun sequence genome contains the following:
- the KCNS3 gene encoding potassium voltage-gated channel subfamily S member 3, whose translation MVFGEFFHRPGQDEELINLNVGGFKQSVDQSTLLRFPHTRLGKLLTCHSEEAILELCDDYSVADKEYYFDRNPSLFRYVLNFYYTGKLHVMEELCVFSFCQEIEYWGINELFIDSCCSNRYQERKEENHEKDWDQKSHDVSTDSSFEESSLFEKELEKFDTQRFGQLRKKIWIRMENPAHCLSAKLIAISSLSVVLASIVAMCVHSMSEFQNEDGEVDDPVLEGVEIACIAWFTGELAVRLAAAPCQKKFWKNPLNIIDFVSIIPFYATLAVDTKEEESEDIENMGKVVQILRLMRIFRILKLARHSVGLRSLGATLRHSYHEVGLLLLFLSVGISIFSVLIYSVEKDDHTSSLTSIPICWWWATISMTTVGYGDTHPVTLAGKLIASTCIICGILVVALPITIIFNKFSKYYQKQKDIDVDQCSEDVPEKCHELPYFNIRDIYAQRMHAFITSLSSVGIVVSDPDSTDASSIEDNEDICNTTSLENCTAK comes from the coding sequence ATGGTGTTTGGTGAGTTTTTCCATCGCCCTGGACAGGACGAGGAACTTATCAACCTGAATGTGGGGGGCTTTAAGCAGTCTGTTGACCAAAGCACCCTCCTGCGGTTTCCTCACACCAGACTGGGGAAGCTGCTTACTTGCCATTCTGAAGAGGCCATTCTGGAGCTGTGTGATGATTACAGTGTGGCTGATAAGGAATACTACTTTGATCGGAATCCCTCCTTGTTCAgatatgttttgaatttttattacacGGGGAAGCTGCACGTCATGGAGGAGCTGTGCGTGTTCTCATTCTGCCAGGAGATCGAGTACTGGGGCATCAACGAGCTCTTCATTGATTCCTGCTGCAGCAATCGCTACCAGGAACGCAAAGAGGAAAACCACGAGAAGGACTGGGATCAGAAAAGCCATGACGTGAGTACCGACTCCTCGTTTGAAGAGTCGTCTCTGTTTGAGAAAGAGCTGGAGAAGTTTGACACACAGCGATTTGGTCAGCTCCGTAAGAAAATCTGGatcagaatggagaacccagcaCACTGCCTGTCTGCTAAGCTTATCGCTATCTCCTCCTTGAGCGTGGTGCTGGCCTCCATCGTGGCCATGTGCGTTCACAGCATGTCGGAGTTCCAGAATGAGGATGGAGAAGTGGATGATCCAGTGCTGGAAGGAGTGGAGATCGCGTGCATTGCCTGGTTCACCGGGGAGCTTGCCGTCCGGCTGGCTGCCGCTCCTTGTcaaaagaaattctggaaaaaCCCTCTGAACATCATTGACTTTGTCTCCATTATTCCCTTCTATGCCACGTTGGCTGTAGACAccaaggaggaagagagtgaggaTATTGAGAACATGGGCAAGGTGGTCCAGATCCTACGGCTTATGAGGATTTTCCGAATTCTAAAACTTGCCCGGCACTCAGTAGGACTTCGGTCTCTAGGTGCCACACTGAGGCACAGCTACCATGAAGTTGgacttctgcttctcttcctctctgtgggcatttccattttttctgtgCTTATCTACTCTGTGGAGAAAGATGACCACACATCCAGCCTCACCAGCATCCCCATCTGCTGGTGGTGGGCCACCATCAGCATGACAACCGTGGGCTATGGAGACACCCACCCAGTCACCTTGGCGGGGAAGCTCATCGCCAGCACGTGCATCATCTGTGGCATTTTGGTGGTGGCCCTtcccatcaccatcatcttcaaCAAGTTTTCCAAGTACTACCAGAAGCAAAAGGACATTGATGTGGACCAGTGCAGTGAGGATGTACCAGAGAAGTGTCATGAGCTACCTTACTTTAACATTAGGGATATTTATGCACAGCGGATGCATGCCTTCATTACCAGTCTCTCTTCTGTAGGCATTGTGGTGAGCGATCCCGACTCCACAGACGCTTCAAGCATTGAAGACAATGAGGACATTTGTAACACCACCTCCTTGGAGAATTGCACAGCAAAATGA